In one window of Nitrospira sp. DNA:
- a CDS encoding GTP-binding protein: MAKAKFERKKPHVNIGTIGHVDHGKTTLTASLTKICADRGMAKYVP, translated from the coding sequence ATGGCGAAGGCGAAATTTGAGCGGAAGAAGCCGCACGTAAACATTGGGACGATCGGGCACGTGGACCATGGCAAGACGACGCTGACGGCGTCGTTGACGAAGATTTGCGCCGATCGCGGCATGGCGAAGTATGTGCCGTA